The proteins below come from a single Gimesia alba genomic window:
- a CDS encoding CobW family GTP-binding protein gives MTDDERPILAPAPRLEPIVIPGRDPVPVTLLTGFLGAGKTTLLNRILNGDHGLRVGVLVNDFGAINIDAELVEGVEENTINLTNGCVCCEIRDDLVNSLEQLLTRDDVIDYVILEASGVADPEGIVMTFLNARYENLLRLDSITCIVDAEAIFTHADNDELSALKLRQIGFADMVVLNKVDLVGPDHIEVIGEWIGQHLNRIRIINAVRCEVPLEVLLAVGRFDPAHLESQKQESSENSEPQKHEAAHQIFETWSYETDQSFSLDTLSEMVRSQLPADIYRCKGIVYCAEAPEKRHALQAVGRRTEVTELDDWGSRRPRTRIVAIGSAIDAAQLTQLFDACLTQD, from the coding sequence ATGACTGACGATGAACGCCCCATCCTCGCGCCGGCACCGCGCCTCGAACCGATTGTGATCCCTGGCCGCGACCCCGTGCCGGTCACTCTGCTCACCGGTTTTCTGGGGGCCGGCAAAACGACGCTCCTGAACCGCATCCTGAACGGCGACCATGGTCTGCGCGTGGGCGTGCTGGTGAATGACTTCGGTGCGATCAATATCGACGCCGAACTCGTCGAAGGCGTCGAAGAGAACACGATCAATCTGACGAATGGTTGCGTCTGCTGTGAAATTCGCGACGACCTTGTAAATTCGCTGGAACAACTGCTGACGCGCGACGATGTGATCGACTATGTCATTCTGGAAGCGAGCGGCGTGGCCGACCCGGAAGGCATCGTGATGACCTTTCTGAATGCCCGCTATGAAAACCTGCTGCGTTTGGACAGCATCACTTGTATCGTCGATGCGGAAGCAATCTTCACTCACGCCGACAATGACGAGCTGTCGGCACTCAAACTGCGGCAGATCGGCTTTGCCGACATGGTTGTTCTCAACAAGGTGGATCTCGTCGGCCCCGATCATATCGAAGTCATCGGTGAATGGATCGGCCAGCACTTGAACCGGATTCGCATCATTAACGCCGTCCGCTGTGAAGTTCCGCTCGAAGTCTTACTGGCAGTCGGACGGTTTGATCCGGCTCATCTGGAATCACAAAAACAGGAGAGCAGTGAAAACAGTGAACCACAAAAGCATGAAGCCGCCCACCAGATCTTCGAAACCTGGAGTTATGAAACCGACCAGTCGTTCTCACTCGATACGCTGAGTGAAATGGTCCGCAGTCAGTTGCCGGCAGACATCTATCGCTGCAAAGGCATCGTGTATTGCGCCGAGGCACCCGAGAAACGACATGCTCTGCAAGCGGTCGGCCGTCGTACTGAAGTGACGGAACTCGATGACTGGGGCTCGCGCAGGCCACGCACCCGGATTGTCGCCATCGGTTCCGCCATTGATGCAGCACAGTTAACGCAACTGTTTGATGCCTGCCTTACGCAGGACTAG
- the gntH gene encoding guanitoxin biosynthesis MBL fold metallo-hydrolase GntH, with amino-acid sequence MTQEDQQPNQSSNKNSQGRRNFLKGSAAAVGAGLAASVPGVASAADSDCEMKNPYGPRPGGGISLPDYYKPWPAIKNRNVFLPGTEILPKNEMRISFLGSTPWPPTRLQSGTSILVELGNGESQPRRFFFDLGNGSISNAIAMQVPAPLINDIFISHLHSDHYADLPYFYPFRAFSGGYTPLRVYGPSGRTPELGINHMIKHMKEMNRWHEENFNSCPIGDGMNIEVTEFDWKEENGICYDKDGVTVRHWPRSHVKDGASAYRLDWEDAGLSFVWTGDGRPDELSAKYGKGVDVFVSEGTIDVPQLSSMKLGAPAELWEYTIDIFHTMYYASGYLFKQTQPRMAAICHYEYAGPALEAESTAEVRSNWYGLFMFAGPDVQVINVTKDAIWSREALLPDGAAPASMDPRWLLKPGEKLPAEIKLPTPRLPREMQQEQFLRDLEIDPKKYYPPDAYRKPVQKWPGITLNPREMLEARGIKVDDDQ; translated from the coding sequence TTGACTCAAGAAGATCAACAACCAAACCAATCATCCAACAAAAATAGTCAAGGCCGACGCAATTTCCTCAAAGGGAGTGCGGCTGCTGTTGGCGCTGGTCTGGCGGCATCTGTTCCCGGCGTTGCTTCCGCGGCAGACAGTGATTGCGAAATGAAAAATCCATATGGCCCCCGCCCTGGTGGCGGGATCAGTCTGCCCGACTATTACAAACCCTGGCCCGCGATTAAAAATCGCAACGTCTTTCTGCCGGGCACTGAAATTCTGCCAAAAAATGAAATGCGGATCTCGTTTCTGGGAAGTACGCCCTGGCCGCCCACGCGTTTGCAGTCGGGAACCTCGATTCTGGTCGAACTCGGCAATGGGGAATCGCAGCCCCGGCGTTTCTTTTTTGACCTGGGGAACGGCAGCATTTCGAACGCCATCGCCATGCAGGTGCCCGCGCCGTTGATCAATGATATTTTCATCAGTCACCTGCACTCCGACCATTATGCCGACCTGCCTTACTTTTACCCCTTCCGTGCTTTTTCCGGCGGTTACACTCCCTTGCGGGTCTACGGTCCTTCGGGCAGAACGCCTGAGCTGGGCATCAATCATATGATCAAACATATGAAAGAGATGAACCGCTGGCACGAAGAAAACTTTAATTCCTGCCCCATTGGCGACGGCATGAATATTGAAGTCACCGAATTCGACTGGAAAGAAGAAAACGGCATCTGCTACGACAAAGACGGCGTGACCGTGCGTCACTGGCCACGTTCGCATGTGAAAGATGGTGCGTCCGCGTATCGCCTCGACTGGGAAGACGCCGGTCTGTCCTTCGTCTGGACCGGCGATGGTCGGCCCGATGAACTCTCGGCCAAGTACGGCAAGGGAGTTGATGTGTTCGTCTCGGAAGGGACCATTGATGTGCCTCAGCTTTCGTCAATGAAACTGGGCGCACCGGCGGAACTCTGGGAGTACACCATTGATATCTTCCACACGATGTACTACGCTTCCGGCTACCTGTTCAAGCAGACGCAACCTCGGATGGCGGCGATTTGTCATTACGAATATGCGGGACCCGCTCTGGAAGCAGAGTCGACGGCAGAAGTCCGCTCGAACTGGTACGGGCTGTTTATGTTTGCCGGCCCCGATGTGCAGGTGATTAACGTCACCAAAGATGCGATCTGGTCGCGCGAAGCATTACTTCCCGATGGAGCCGCCCCCGCCTCGATGGACCCGCGCTGGTTGCTCAAGCCGGGAGAGAAGCTGCCTGCAGAAATTAAACTGCCCACGCCGCGTCTGCCACGCGAAATGCAGCAGGAACAGTTCCTGCGTGATCTGGAAATTGATCCGAAGAAATATTATCCGCCCGACGCCTATCGCAAGCCGGTTCAGAAATGGCCCGGCATCACTTTGAATCCCCGCGAAATGCTCGAAGCACGCGGCATCAAAGTTGACGACGATCAATAA
- a CDS encoding VOC family protein, producing MQPHPMIAVKDVEASSAWYQSLLICRSGHGGKEYEQLIGNDDSLILQLHHWDVHEHPHLGDPEQPKGNGVLLWFRIDDFDDAVTRAQTMSAEILDGPLVNPNANHREIWIRDPDGYVVVLAGHYGDV from the coding sequence ATGCAGCCGCATCCGATGATTGCCGTTAAAGATGTCGAAGCCAGTAGTGCCTGGTATCAAAGTTTACTGATTTGTCGTAGTGGCCACGGCGGCAAAGAGTATGAGCAGTTGATCGGAAACGATGACAGCCTGATCCTGCAACTGCATCATTGGGACGTACACGAACACCCTCATCTGGGCGATCCCGAACAACCCAAAGGCAACGGCGTGCTGCTCTGGTTTCGGATTGATGATTTTGATGACGCGGTTACTCGAGCCCAGACGATGTCTGCGGAAATTCTAGACGGGCCGCTGGTCAATCCGAATGCCAATCATCGTGAAATCTGGATCCGCGATCCCGATGGATATGTCGTCGTCCTGGCCGGACATTATGGCGATGTCTGA
- a CDS encoding DUF3050 domain-containing protein gives MSQQITSEIIESFKNQLEDHPIYEAIATLDDLQRFMQHHVYSVWDFMSLVKYLQGVVAPTGAPWVPLGDASVRRFINEIVLEEECDETADGAYSSHFELYQTAMQEVGAETESLQEFIACVQSEGIHAALALPCVPAASRQFTTNTFAFIEEGAPHKIAAAFALGREHIIPDMFRSILKRSGVTETEAPVFHYYLNRHIDLDGDFHAPLSLRLLNGLCADDETKIQEAIQAAQSAVQARLQLWDGVLESIQASV, from the coding sequence ATGTCGCAACAAATCACGTCAGAAATTATTGAATCGTTCAAAAATCAGTTGGAAGACCATCCGATCTATGAGGCGATTGCCACGCTGGACGACCTGCAGCGATTTATGCAGCACCATGTCTACTCGGTCTGGGATTTCATGTCGCTGGTGAAGTACCTGCAAGGGGTTGTGGCTCCAACCGGCGCGCCCTGGGTGCCTCTGGGCGATGCGAGCGTCCGGCGATTTATCAACGAGATCGTACTCGAAGAAGAATGCGACGAAACCGCCGACGGCGCCTATTCGAGTCACTTCGAACTGTATCAGACAGCGATGCAGGAAGTCGGCGCAGAGACGGAGTCGCTCCAGGAATTCATCGCCTGTGTGCAATCAGAGGGAATACACGCCGCACTCGCGCTGCCTTGCGTACCCGCAGCTTCGCGGCAGTTCACCACGAACACGTTTGCCTTCATTGAAGAGGGGGCACCGCACAAAATCGCCGCCGCGTTTGCGCTGGGCCGCGAACACATCATTCCCGATATGTTTCGCTCGATCCTCAAACGCTCCGGCGTTACGGAAACAGAGGCCCCCGTGTTTCATTACTACCTGAATCGGCACATTGACCTCGACGGCGATTTCCACGCCCCGCTTTCACTGCGTCTGCTCAACGGACTGTGCGCGGACGACGAAACGAAAATTCAGGAAGCAATTCAAGCAGCCCAGTCCGCCGTCCAGGCACGGTTGCAATTGTGGGATGGGGTACTGGAGAGTATTCAAGCGTCGGTTTAA
- a CDS encoding carbon-nitrogen hydrolase family protein, translating into MTSLSFKAAMAHVAPVFLDKDATVEKACSLIREAARNGAQLIVFPETYIPAFPVWCALQAPIHNHDLFCELAANSIQIDGPELAKIAETARECELFVSMGFNEGTTVSSGCIWNSNVLFDDAGNILCHHRKIVPTFYEKLVWAPGDGAGLEVNATRLGRVGMLICGENTNPLARFALLAQGEQVHLSTYPPVWPSHDPAVHENYDLKNAILIRAGAHSFEGKLFNLVAAGYLDQNARDLLAKRDPEAGRILDASPRGISVAIGPGGTPISEIMQADEGLLYADVDLSSCVEPKQLHDLVGGYNRFDIFQLTVDRTAQRPIRFQYRDDDPTDADKPTFQS; encoded by the coding sequence ATGACTTCCCTCTCATTCAAAGCAGCAATGGCGCATGTGGCTCCGGTTTTCCTGGATAAAGATGCGACGGTCGAAAAAGCCTGTTCGCTGATCCGTGAAGCGGCGCGGAACGGGGCACAGCTGATTGTGTTTCCCGAGACGTATATTCCCGCGTTCCCCGTCTGGTGTGCACTGCAGGCGCCGATTCACAATCATGATCTGTTCTGCGAACTGGCCGCGAACTCGATCCAGATCGACGGCCCCGAGCTGGCAAAAATCGCCGAGACCGCCCGCGAATGTGAGCTGTTTGTTTCGATGGGCTTCAATGAAGGGACCACCGTCAGCAGCGGCTGCATTTGGAATTCCAACGTGCTGTTCGACGATGCAGGAAACATTCTGTGTCACCACCGCAAGATCGTGCCCACGTTCTACGAAAAACTGGTCTGGGCGCCCGGCGACGGGGCGGGCCTCGAAGTCAACGCGACGCGACTGGGACGCGTGGGCATGCTGATCTGCGGCGAAAATACGAACCCGCTGGCTCGGTTCGCGTTACTGGCTCAAGGGGAGCAGGTGCACCTCTCAACGTATCCGCCGGTCTGGCCGTCGCATGATCCCGCCGTTCATGAAAACTACGACCTTAAAAATGCGATCCTGATTCGTGCGGGCGCGCATTCCTTCGAAGGCAAGCTGTTCAATCTCGTCGCCGCCGGTTACCTGGATCAAAACGCACGAGACCTGTTGGCAAAACGAGATCCCGAGGCAGGGCGAATTCTGGACGCGAGTCCGCGCGGCATCTCCGTCGCCATCGGCCCAGGCGGCACTCCGATCAGTGAGATCATGCAGGCAGACGAAGGTCTGCTCTATGCCGACGTTGATCTTTCCTCGTGCGTGGAACCGAAACAGCTGCACGATCTGGTGGGCGGGTACAATCGTTTTGATATTTTCCAGCTGACCGTCGATCGAACGGCGCAGCGCCCGATTCGTTTTCAATACCGGGACGATGATCCGACTGATGCGGACAAACCGACATTTCAGTCCTGA
- a CDS encoding mechanosensitive ion channel family protein, giving the protein MRISKLFFLLIIFCYMSGLPTLAQDTKKTDKKPEESKQEQPPVPAKDLKPITTIDTSIPLDQLKIMVRPLTKEELQVEANAWFELLRNKARQIAAARLGVKKTNEALSTDDEMQALDSLKKAERVKATADKLAQKTEEKLTQQAQENLGVNLDDQGAKSVETSDEKQEEKQDENSIKKAESGTEASAQSAEEMKADFLNNLMKLQDERTALSDRLEIVLASLELKGGDVATYQKYVTAVSGIELDTSDASASWAGIKGWLVSKEGGQRWLWNLVKFLLILLVTWLAAKIGSAVVSWLLDRKVRLTQLAENLISGTIKNVIFLIGFAVALAALEVDMTPVLAAIGATGLVVGLALQGTLSNFASGLMILINRPFDVGDVVTAGGITGTVRQMNLVSTTFRTFDNQTIHVPNNSIWNNVITNITANKVRRVDLEFGIGYEDDFERAEEIIKDVLENHELVLKDPKPDVIVHALMDSSVNIVCRPWAKTSDWWAVKTTVTREVKRSFDQAGISIPFPQQDVHVYSTEDPTGKKNMLEGK; this is encoded by the coding sequence GTGAGAATTTCCAAGTTGTTTTTCCTGCTCATTATTTTCTGTTATATGTCCGGCCTGCCGACACTGGCTCAAGATACGAAAAAGACAGATAAAAAACCGGAAGAGTCGAAGCAGGAACAACCACCGGTGCCCGCAAAAGACTTAAAACCGATTACCACGATTGATACCTCAATCCCCCTGGATCAGTTGAAAATCATGGTTCGGCCGCTCACAAAAGAGGAATTACAAGTCGAAGCCAATGCCTGGTTTGAGCTCCTGCGAAACAAAGCCCGGCAGATTGCAGCCGCCCGGTTGGGAGTCAAAAAAACAAATGAAGCGCTGTCGACCGACGACGAAATGCAGGCCCTTGATTCTCTGAAAAAAGCCGAACGGGTCAAAGCGACGGCGGATAAGCTGGCGCAGAAAACCGAAGAAAAGCTGACGCAGCAGGCACAGGAGAATCTGGGGGTGAACCTGGATGATCAGGGAGCAAAGTCAGTCGAAACATCTGATGAAAAACAAGAAGAAAAGCAAGACGAGAATTCCATCAAGAAAGCGGAATCGGGAACTGAGGCTTCGGCTCAGTCAGCTGAAGAAATGAAAGCAGACTTTTTGAATAACCTCATGAAGCTGCAGGACGAACGCACGGCTTTGAGTGACCGACTGGAAATTGTATTGGCTTCTTTAGAACTCAAAGGGGGGGATGTCGCGACCTATCAAAAATATGTCACAGCGGTCTCAGGGATCGAGCTGGATACGTCTGATGCCAGTGCCAGCTGGGCCGGCATCAAAGGCTGGCTGGTTTCCAAAGAAGGAGGCCAGCGCTGGCTCTGGAATCTTGTGAAGTTTCTACTGATTCTGCTGGTCACCTGGTTAGCGGCCAAAATTGGTTCGGCTGTGGTGAGCTGGCTGCTGGATCGCAAAGTCAGACTGACACAGCTGGCCGAAAATTTAATCAGTGGCACGATCAAAAATGTGATCTTTCTGATCGGTTTCGCGGTCGCGTTGGCCGCTCTGGAAGTGGATATGACGCCGGTTTTAGCCGCGATCGGGGCGACTGGCCTGGTCGTTGGTCTGGCGTTACAGGGCACGTTGAGTAATTTTGCCAGTGGGTTGATGATTCTGATCAATCGCCCCTTTGATGTGGGCGATGTTGTGACGGCGGGCGGGATTACCGGAACGGTTCGACAGATGAATCTGGTTTCGACCACGTTTCGTACATTTGATAACCAGACGATTCATGTTCCCAACAATTCTATCTGGAACAATGTGATCACGAATATCACGGCGAATAAAGTCCGGCGCGTCGATCTGGAATTCGGCATCGGATACGAAGACGACTTTGAGCGCGCCGAAGAGATCATCAAAGACGTGCTTGAAAATCATGAACTGGTGCTGAAAGATCCCAAACCAGATGTCATTGTGCATGCCTTGATGGATTCCTCCGTGAATATCGTCTGTCGTCCCTGGGCGAAAACGAGCGACTGGTGGGCCGTCAAAACCACGGTAACACGGGAAGTCAAACGCAGCTTCGATCAAGCGGGCATTTCGATTCCGTTCCCGCAACAGGATGTCCACGTTTATTCGACGGAAGATCCCACAGGAAAAAAAAACATGCTGGAAGGCAAGTAG